One Terriglobales bacterium genomic region harbors:
- a CDS encoding transglycosylase SLT domain-containing protein — protein sequence MTLRTWFLLLLLTVPAGAPLYPQSTGKAPSKPQAAAKKPAAKKPASKKVWKKRKPSRAQMSAAARVALARRARRMKRAFVASAELKPMAQQLLENRTASAYSGVESWARKHAATEEGALAWLVVGYAHFLDHDFESSIAALKRAQTHAGELGDYAAWFLGNSYAAGGKPEQAIATLAEFGKNYPDSIFARDAAILTANSLVATGKPREALAVLAPYRVPFRAEVELAVGRAYIKSGETAKGAEALRRLYYTAPASPLADAAGADLQSLPADLPPPAFADRQKRADLLLEARRYADAAREYRQLLAGTEPGNLTRLQLNLAIALYKAGNRSDARQLFESLPDQPADASARRYFYLGEIARSEGDEDRMQRMIAKLREMAPNDPVLADALLSAGNMYLLKKDYESAARAYREIYERFPNGRSSAYAHWKTAWLTFRNGRTDEARALLDEHLRNYPASAEAAPALYWRGRVAEEQGDLPFARACYSTLSDRFRMYYYADLARDRLKEIKLDPVAQPVAFQGISERPAPRGDVEPPADNVRVARSLVLRNAALFDYAVKELQAAAGEDDNTAWVAREIARVYEDAGRYDRALQTLKRAVPSYFAVEIAALPRPYWEALFPRPWWTDFKRYSTDNQLDPFLVASLVRQESEFNPAAISHANAFGLMQILPSVGKKLAKEVKLRNFSTDLLLMPQINLQLGTRYFRGLLDKYDGKVEYALAAYNAGTDRVEDWSASGKYRDTAEFVENIPFTETREYVQAIMRNVHVYRRLYGTP from the coding sequence GTGACCCTGCGTACCTGGTTTCTCCTGCTCCTGCTGACTGTGCCTGCCGGCGCGCCGCTCTATCCGCAGAGCACCGGGAAGGCCCCGTCAAAGCCGCAAGCCGCCGCCAAGAAGCCGGCCGCCAAGAAGCCTGCGTCAAAGAAGGTCTGGAAGAAGCGCAAGCCGTCGCGTGCGCAGATGAGCGCCGCGGCGCGTGTCGCGCTGGCGCGGCGGGCGCGCCGCATGAAGCGCGCCTTCGTCGCCTCCGCCGAACTGAAGCCAATGGCGCAGCAGCTGCTCGAGAACCGCACCGCCTCGGCCTACAGCGGCGTGGAATCGTGGGCGCGGAAGCACGCCGCCACCGAGGAAGGCGCGCTCGCCTGGCTGGTGGTCGGATACGCACACTTCCTCGACCACGACTTTGAATCGTCCATTGCCGCCCTCAAGCGCGCGCAGACGCACGCCGGTGAGCTGGGCGACTACGCGGCGTGGTTCCTTGGCAATTCGTACGCCGCCGGAGGGAAGCCGGAGCAGGCGATCGCCACGCTCGCCGAATTCGGCAAGAACTATCCCGATTCCATCTTCGCGCGCGACGCCGCCATCCTGACCGCCAACAGCCTGGTCGCGACCGGCAAGCCACGGGAGGCGCTGGCCGTGCTGGCGCCGTATCGCGTTCCGTTCCGCGCCGAGGTTGAGCTGGCGGTGGGGCGCGCTTATATCAAGTCGGGCGAGACAGCGAAAGGCGCCGAAGCGCTGCGCCGGCTTTACTACACGGCGCCGGCCTCGCCGCTGGCCGACGCCGCCGGCGCCGACCTGCAATCGCTGCCCGCGGACCTGCCGCCGCCGGCCTTCGCCGATCGGCAGAAGCGCGCCGACTTGCTGCTCGAAGCTCGCCGCTACGCCGACGCCGCCCGCGAATATCGCCAACTGCTTGCCGGGACCGAGCCGGGGAACCTGACGCGCCTTCAGCTCAATCTGGCGATCGCGCTGTACAAGGCCGGCAACCGTTCCGATGCACGGCAGCTGTTCGAGTCACTGCCCGATCAGCCCGCCGATGCGAGCGCGCGCCGCTACTTCTACCTGGGCGAGATCGCCCGCAGCGAGGGCGACGAAGACCGCATGCAGCGCATGATCGCGAAGCTGCGCGAGATGGCGCCCAACGATCCTGTCCTTGCCGACGCGCTGCTCTCGGCCGGAAACATGTACCTGCTCAAGAAGGACTACGAGTCGGCGGCGCGCGCCTATCGCGAAATCTACGAGCGCTTTCCCAACGGGCGCAGCTCGGCCTACGCGCACTGGAAAACAGCCTGGCTGACGTTTCGCAATGGCCGGACCGATGAGGCGCGCGCGCTGCTTGACGAGCACCTGCGCAACTATCCCGCGTCGGCCGAGGCGGCGCCCGCGCTCTACTGGCGCGGCCGCGTCGCCGAAGAGCAGGGCGACCTGCCGTTCGCGCGCGCCTGCTACAGCACGCTCTCCGATCGCTTCCGCATGTACTACTACGCCGATCTGGCGCGTGACCGGCTGAAGGAGATCAAGCTCGATCCGGTGGCGCAGCCGGTTGCATTCCAGGGGATCAGCGAGCGGCCCGCGCCGCGCGGTGACGTGGAGCCGCCCGCCGACAATGTTCGCGTGGCGCGCAGCCTGGTGCTGCGCAACGCCGCGCTGTTCGATTACGCCGTGAAGGAACTGCAGGCCGCCGCGGGCGAAGACGACAACACCGCCTGGGTGGCGCGCGAGATTGCGCGCGTCTATGAAGACGCCGGGCGCTACGACCGCGCGCTGCAGACGCTCAAGCGCGCCGTGCCCTCCTACTTCGCGGTGGAGATCGCCGCCCTCCCGCGCCCGTACTGGGAGGCGCTCTTTCCGCGCCCGTGGTGGACCGATTTCAAGCGCTACTCGACCGATAATCAGCTCGATCCGTTCCTGGTGGCGTCACTCGTGCGCCAGGAATCGGAATTCAACCCCGCCGCTATCTCGCACGCCAACGCTTTCGGGCTGATGCAGATTCTTCCGTCGGTAGGGAAGAAGCTGGCCAAAGAGGTAAAGCTGCGCAACTTCTCCACCGACCTTTTGCTGATGCCGCAGATCAATCTACAGCTCGGCACGCGCTACTTCCGCGGCCTGCTCGACAAGTACGACGGCAAGGTGGAATACGCGCTCGCTGCCTATAACGCCGGCACCGATCGCGTGGAGGACTGGAGCGCCAGCGGCAAATATCGCGACACCGCCGAGTTCGTGGAGAACATCCCGTTCACCGAGACGCGCGAATACGTGCAGGCCATCATGCGGAACGTGCACGTCTACCGCCGGTTATACGGCACGCCTTAA
- a CDS encoding Glu/Leu/Phe/Val dehydrogenase, producing MAAIQRPLQVEEDLNPFRIAMRQFDTAADHLKLDAGLREVLRRPHRALTLSLPVKMDNGSIRVFEGFRVQHSNARGPCKGGIRYHPSVSFDEVKALASWMTWKCATVNIPFGGAKGGIICDPHKLSKGELERLTRRYAYEISPIIGPDRDIPAPDVYTDSQVMAWIMDTYSMTHGNNAPGVVTGKPTFLGGSLGRNEATARGCLFVIRAACKVLGIEVGKATAAVQGFGNAGSIAAELLAADGVKIVAVSDSHGGIVNREGLDVQALLKHKRKSGTVLGFPGARQISSGQVLEQDCDVLIPAALENQITLENASRIRARIVAEAANGPTTPGADAVLHKQGTMVLPDILANAGGVTVSYFEWVQDLQELFWEEDDVNRRLEKVMARAFDNVHRTATNYKVDMRTGAYILAIDRVATATSARGIWP from the coding sequence ATGGCTGCGATCCAGCGTCCGCTGCAAGTCGAAGAGGACCTCAACCCTTTCCGAATTGCGATGCGGCAGTTCGATACTGCCGCCGACCACCTCAAGCTCGACGCCGGTCTGCGCGAAGTGCTGCGCCGCCCGCATCGCGCGCTCACCCTTTCGCTGCCGGTGAAGATGGACAACGGCAGCATTCGCGTCTTTGAAGGCTTTCGCGTGCAGCATAGCAATGCCCGCGGGCCGTGCAAGGGCGGCATCCGCTACCACCCCAGCGTCAGCTTCGACGAAGTGAAGGCGCTGGCCTCGTGGATGACCTGGAAGTGCGCCACCGTGAACATTCCCTTTGGCGGCGCCAAGGGCGGCATCATCTGCGATCCGCACAAGCTCTCCAAGGGCGAACTGGAGCGGCTCACGCGGCGCTACGCCTACGAGATCTCGCCCATCATCGGCCCGGATCGCGACATTCCCGCGCCTGATGTCTACACCGACTCGCAGGTCATGGCCTGGATCATGGACACCTACAGCATGACCCACGGCAACAACGCGCCCGGCGTGGTGACCGGCAAGCCGACGTTCCTGGGCGGCTCGCTCGGCCGCAATGAGGCCACAGCGCGCGGCTGCCTGTTCGTAATCCGTGCGGCGTGCAAGGTGCTCGGCATCGAGGTCGGCAAGGCGACCGCCGCGGTGCAGGGCTTCGGCAATGCCGGCAGTATCGCTGCCGAACTGCTGGCCGCTGATGGCGTGAAGATCGTCGCGGTCAGCGATTCGCATGGCGGTATCGTGAACCGCGAAGGGCTCGACGTGCAGGCGCTGCTCAAACACAAGCGCAAGTCCGGTACGGTGCTCGGCTTCCCGGGCGCGCGCCAGATCAGCAGCGGGCAGGTGCTGGAACAGGACTGCGACGTGCTCATTCCGGCGGCCCTGGAGAACCAGATCACGCTGGAGAACGCTTCCCGCATCCGCGCGCGCATCGTGGCGGAGGCGGCCAACGGCCCCACCACGCCCGGCGCCGATGCCGTCCTGCACAAGCAGGGGACGATGGTGCTGCCCGACATTCTTGCCAATGCCGGCGGCGTGACCGTCTCGTACTTCGAGTGGGTGCAGGACCTGCAGGAGTTGTTCTGGGAAGAAGACGATGTGAACCGCCGGCTGGAGAAAGTGATGGCTCGCGCCTTCGACAACGTGCATCGCACGGCCACCAACTACAAAGTCGACATGCGAACCGGCGCCTACATCCTGGCGATCGATCGCGTGGCCACGGCGACCAGCGCGCGGGGAATCTGGCCATGA
- a CDS encoding hydrogenase maturation nickel metallochaperone HypA — translation MDEREMAAHVLEVVDQAAYRNSAHRVLSVRVEIGGRRHLDPLGIMRHFQQAARNTVASGARLVIEFLPVRRHCASCGADFLGDLRDVPCPQCRYPHTGAVSGEELRVVNIEVEPREPQA, via the coding sequence ATGGATGAACGTGAAATGGCTGCCCACGTCCTGGAGGTCGTGGACCAGGCGGCCTATCGCAACTCGGCCCACCGCGTGCTGAGCGTCAGGGTAGAAATTGGAGGACGCCGCCACCTGGATCCCCTGGGGATCATGCGCCACTTTCAGCAAGCGGCGCGCAATACGGTGGCCAGCGGGGCCCGCCTGGTGATCGAGTTCCTGCCAGTGCGGCGCCACTGCGCCAGCTGCGGCGCTGACTTCCTCGGCGACCTGCGCGACGTCCCCTGTCCGCAATGCCGCTACCCGCACACCGGCGCCGTTTCGGGCGAAGAGTTGCGCGTGGTCAACATCGAGGTTGAACCTCGGGAACCGCAGGCCTGA
- the lspA gene encoding signal peptidase II, giving the protein MNGPHAMRKYHFLIAGLVLLLDRVTKLVVARNIALHESIAVLPGFRLTHVQNRGAAFGLFSESPSEWKVAILIMFSLGALVVVSTLLWRNSHAMTTTGVGLALILGGALGNLWDRVMDGRVVDFLDFYISGYHWPAFNIADSAIVIGALLLVSEILFDKTPDAEKAIG; this is encoded by the coding sequence ATGAACGGACCCCATGCAATGCGGAAGTATCACTTTCTGATCGCCGGGCTGGTGCTTCTGCTGGACCGCGTGACCAAGCTGGTGGTCGCCAGGAACATTGCCCTGCATGAGAGCATTGCCGTGCTCCCCGGCTTCCGTCTGACGCACGTACAGAACCGCGGCGCGGCCTTCGGGCTGTTCTCCGAGTCACCCTCGGAGTGGAAGGTCGCCATCCTGATCATGTTTTCGCTCGGCGCCCTGGTTGTTGTCTCAACGCTCTTGTGGCGCAACAGCCACGCTATGACCACCACGGGCGTGGGACTGGCGCTCATCCTGGGCGGCGCACTGGGAAACTTGTGGGACCGCGTGATGGACGGCCGCGTGGTTGATTTCCTCGACTTCTACATCTCCGGCTATCACTGGCCGGCCTTCAATATCGCCGACAGCGCCATCGTGATCGGGGCGCTGCTGCTGGTGAGCGAGATTCTTTTCGACAAGACGCCCGACGCGGAAAAGGCCATCGGCTAG